The segment GATACGGTTTATCATACCATTGCCGATTTTTCTTTTGTTAATCAGGATAGCGCGGTAATAACCAATGAAAGCTTTTCCGGAAAAATTTATGTGGCTGATTTCTTCTTCACCTCCTGCCGTACCATATGCCCGAAAATGAAAACACAGTTACTAAGAGTATACGACTCTATTCAGGCATTACCCGATGTAGCCATTCTCTCGCATACCATCGATCCGGAACACGATACCGTTGCGCTGCTACACGATTTTGCCGACCGGCTTGGGGTGACCAGTGACAAGTGGCATTTCGCTACCGGTGATCAGGATAAAATTTATGACATCGCTCAAACCAGTTATTTCGCCACCGCCATGGTTGACAAAACCGAGCCCGATGGGTTCATTCACAGTGGCGCCTTTTTATTGATTGATAAGCAGCGAAGAATACGCGGAAAGTATGATGGTACGGTTGAGGAAGATGTTAATCGTCTCATCAAAGATATTCATCGGCTCAGGGCCGAGTAATACCTATAATCTTTCCTGAGCTAGCCCGATTAACAAAATCATAACAAACCATTTCCTGTTTGTTTAGGCTTATTTGAACCAAAATAACCGTCTATCCCTCCGGGCCTCAAATTATCTAATTCAGGTTGTGGATTGTCGTGCCAGTGTGGTAACTTAGAATTCCTATTTAGTTTTCGATCTCCGGTAATTACGTTTAACACTAAATTCCTTTTTATGGCAATTTTCAAACTTCATGTAAATGGTAAAACCCGCGAAGTAGATGTTGCACCCGATACTCCTTTATTATGGGTATTGCGTGAATCGCTCGATCTGGCAGGAACCAAATTTGGTTGCGGTATTGCCCAATGTGGTGCTTGTACGGTTCATCTTGATGGTGAAGCTGTGCGATCCTGTGCCATGCCCATCTCGGCCGTAGGCACGGGTAAAGTTGTTACCATTGAAGGGCTGTCAGAAAAAGGAGATCATCCGGTGCAAAAGGCATGGGAAGAAGTTGACGTGATGCAATGCGGATATTGCCAGGCCGGCCAGATTATGTCGGCTGCTGCCCTGCTCAAGAAAAACCCGAACCCCAGCGATGAGGAAATTTTTACAGCGATGAATGGAAACATCTGCCGTTGTGGTACCTATGTGCGCATACGCGAGGCTATCAAACAAGCCGCAGCAATAAGCTGATCGGTTCCGGTTAAACCCTTAAATCTCACACCATGGAAATTGTAAAAACACATTTTAATAGAAGATCTTTTATAAAAGTATCGGCTGCTGCCGGTGGTGGAATCATGATCGGCTTCAACTGGCTGATGTCGTGCAAACCCGGTGATGAAAAACCGGGACAACTGGCCTTGCCCGATGAGTGGTTCGATATGAATGCCTATTTGAAAGTTGGCAACAATGGCGTTGTTACCATCTTCTCGCAAAACCCCGAAATAGGCCAAAATGTAAAAACCGCCATGCCCATGATTGTTGCCGAAGAGTTGGACGTTGACTGGGGTAACGTGATGGTTGAACAGGCTCCTCTAGATACAAAAAAATTCAAACGCCAGTTGGCGGGCGGAAGCCAATCGATACGCCAGGAATGGAAAGCCTTGCGCACAGCAGGGGCAACCGCCAGGCGCATGCTGGTTGAAGCCGCAGCCCAACAATGGAATGTTCCGGTAAGTGAGCTTCAAACCGAAAACGGCATTATCAAAAATGCATCAGGCAAATCCATTGGTTACGGAGAAGTTGCCTCGCTTGCCGCCACGTTGCCAGTGCCCGAAGAAGTTCAGCTGAAAGCAATAAAAGATTTTAAACTCATTGGCAAGCCAACAAAAAATGTTGATGGCAAAAAGGTAATAAAAGGCGAACCCGTATTTGGCCTTGACATTAAGCGCGAAGGGATGCTCATTGCCATGGTTGCCCATGCACCGGCTTTTGGTATGCGGCCAAAATCAGTAGATGATCGTGAAGCACGCGCACTCCCCGGTATTAAAGATGTATTCATCATCAACTCATTACCGGAAGGCATTGAGCGGCAATGGTCGGATGTAAATGCTTTTCCCGAATTAGTGGTGATGGTAGGCAATAGCACATGGGAAGTAATGAAAGCAAAGAAAGCCC is part of the Cyclobacteriaceae bacterium genome and harbors:
- a CDS encoding (2Fe-2S)-binding protein, translating into MFKLHVNGKTREVDVAPDTPLLWVLRESLDLAGTKFGCGIAQCGACTVHLDGEAVRSCAMPISAVGTGKVVTIEGLSEKGDHPVQKAWEEVDVMQCGYCQAGQIMSAAALLKKNPNPSDEEIFTAMNGNICRCGTYVRIREAIKQAAAIS
- a CDS encoding SCO family protein, which produces MKSSIAWSILLVLTSSLFTACRSDKKVNEKLPILGYREVVAKEVDGKKVIDTVYHTIADFSFVNQDSAVITNESFSGKIYVADFFFTSCRTICPKMKTQLLRVYDSIQALPDVAILSHTIDPEHDTVALLHDFADRLGVTSDKWHFATGDQDKIYDIAQTSYFATAMVDKTEPDGFIHSGAFLLIDKQRRIRGKYDGTVEEDVNRLIKDIHRLRAE